The Methanofastidiosum sp. genomic interval ATTGATAATGAAATCACAGTCGCTGTTTCATACTCGGGCGGGTCAGACAGCACCTCTACCCTTTATCTGTTAAAAGAGATGGGGTTTAAGGTAGTTGCACTCACATATTATCCCTCTGACATGATTGTCCCAAAGAGGACTAGATCTATAATCCAAAATGTTGTTAATCATCTCGACGTGCCGCACGAATACATAGAGGGCGACATCTCGGAGATTGTAAAAGGTGCACTTGAAGGGAGATACCATCCTTGTGGCAGGTGCCACAAACACATGGAAGAAGTCATAATTGAGGCCACTAAAAAGCGTGGCATAAACGCTGTTGCCTTTGGCGATCTTCTGCCTACAGGCTCCCAAACTATCTTAGTTAAAGATGGCATGATCCGAATTAATCTGCCTTCCTTATTAGCTCTCAAGAAGAAAGACATGAAATATATTTCTGGTAGAATACCTGGGTATGAGTCGCCAGGGTTTGGGTGTCCCTTGCTAAAGGAAGTTCACAGGTTGCATCCCTCGAAAAAGTTTTTCACCGCACACAGGGTTTTGCGGGAAGTTAGGGCAGGCATCCTAGAGTCAAATGAAGGATTAATTTCGTTAAGAAGCATATTCAGATTTGAGAGGGATTAATGTACATGGACCTTTCAAAAATTACCAGTTATTTTGAATCTGAAAATAAAAAGAGCCTTACAAAACAAGAAATAATTGACTCTAGAAGAGCGTTCTTCCTAGAAATAAAGGATGAATTTATTATTACCGGAGATGGTTCCCTTTCTCTGCAGTTCCAAGACACGATGCACTCATACATTGGCGCTCTCAAAGAAAGGCTTCATGCATACTCAATCCCTTCAAAGATAGGAGAAAGAGAAAGACTCCTTGACATATGTAGCGGGTTTGGCTACAATGCGCTTTACGCAATGCACCATAATCCTAAATTAGAGATTGATATGGTAGAAAAGTTTTGGGAGATATCGGCAGTTTCACTCATAATCCCCATCCCAGAAAATTATTCTTTTCTAATTCCCCAGTTTGAAAGACTAAGGGGTGCAGTGGAGCATAAGCTTCACAAAATGGGATTAATCAAAAACTGTGCATATGAAAATGACCCGAGCATTAGGCTTCACATTGGTGATGCCGAAGAAATCCTATCTGATTTGAAAGTAAAATATGATGCCATATTCTTTGACCCATACAAGTCTGAAGTTTCACCTGAACTTTTCACAATTGAATTCGTAAAGCTAATGGTCAATAGGCTAGACGAAAATGGGGTATTCTTAACTTACCTATCAAATTATGCGATCAGGTCGGCACTTTCCTGCTATGTAAACATCGGAAAGGTAGATTTACCATTAAAAAAAGTCGAAGGAACAACAGCATCCCTCTCTAAAGAAGAAACGCCACTTGACTCTTATGAGGAGAGGATTATCGCATTAACTGAGCTCGGGGTACCTTACAGAAAAGCGGATTGTCCAGAAGACATACTACTAAATAGACTTCAGGAGCGAGTCTTCATGAAGAACAGGTATCTCTTGCCCTCATCAAAAAGGAGCATTGTAAACTTCGAAGACGCTTTTTCAGGAAATGATACCAATTTAAAAAAAAGGCTAGAGGATTTTGGATTAACAAATGAATCTGCAGAATATATCATATGCCCGCAAAAAGAAGAATGCATCTGTAATAAGTGTGATAGAAGATATGGCACAACAAGCCTTAGAATCAGAGAAATGAGAAAAAGGATTTATGAAATAAAGAATTTTAATCGTGAGGCCTGTCCATATACTCAATGATTTCATCAATGTAGAGCTTCATCTTCTTAAACTGCCTCTTTGTAATTTTTTTGGGATGGACTATCTCGTTCCTGATTTCTGTCAACTCTATCAATCGGCCTTTTATCCAGCCGATGCTGACAAAATAGTACTCAAAGACATCCTTCCAGTTGTCTATCTCCTTTTCATTGTTCTTAAAAAGTATTATAGGGAGATAATGGGAGAAGTCTGTATAAAATAATGGCGGATAAACTTCCCTTTTTCTGACTATTGCATCGTTTTGTCTTTTCAAACAGATTGATTTTATGAAGTTGGGGATGCCTCTGTCCCACCAGGAGGGGCCGTACTTTCTTTTCAACGCTTCAAGGATGAACTCCCTCAAAAAATTCTCAAATTCTGAAATCATTGAATAGGCATCTTCGTTTGTGAAATCATCTTCTAGATTTTTAGACTTCCTTTTTTCAAGTGCCTTATTAATAGCTTCAAGGAGGTCTTCAGTTCTTATGGGTTTATTTATTAGATAGTCATCTCCGCCTTCCCTTAATGTTTCAACGGCCAGCTCTTCAGAGCCGTAAGCGGTCATGACGATAATCGGGATGTCAATTTCCTTTTCTCTCACATTTTTCAATACATCAATGCCTGATATCTTCGGCAGCATTATGTCAAGGAGGACGATATCATATTCATTATTTAAAATCTTAGTTAGGGCCTCTTCGCCATCGACTGCAACATCGATGTCGCTTGCAACTGATTTTATCATCGCCTTGATAAGTTTTACATTATCCGCTGTATCATCAACAATCAATATTTTACTCATTTATCTTCCCCTTGTTTAATAGGTATCTCAAATATAAAAGTTGACCCATTTCCAGGTTCACTTTCCGCCCAGATAAGTCCTTCATGAAGTTCGATATAATGCTTTGAAATTGAGAGTCCAAGGCCTGTGCCACGGTAGCTTTTTGTCTCAGAGCTATCAATTTGTCTGAACTCATCGAATATTACGTCTAGCTCATCCTTATTGATCCCTATCCCTGTATCCTGAATTTCCACCCTTACGTGGTCATCCACTTTAAATGCCCTAACAGCAATCTTCCCATTATCCACATTGAATTTTATGGCATTTGTCAAAAGATTTAGTAAGACCTCTATTATCTTATCCTCATCAGCAACTATGTCATCGACTTCACGCACATTCAATGAAACCCAGATATTCTTATCCTTTGTTAAGGGAGAAACTATCTTTAGAGTTTTATTTATGGCATCCTGCAAATCAAACTCAGTAAGATAGAGTTTTGATTTTCCAGCATCAAGCCTTGATAATTCCAGGATATCGTTTATGAGTTTCAAAAGGATCTCTCCGTTTCTCAAAATAGTCTCAAGATAGTCGGCCTGCTCCTCATTCAACTTGGCTTCGTTTAGGACTACCTCAGAAAACCCTATAATCGATGTCAAGGGAGTCCTAAGTTCGTGCGTGATGTTGGCCAAAAATTGTGATTTTAATTTATTGGCTTCTGATATCTTCTTGTTTAGCTCTACAAGCTCTATATTTGTCTCTGATAGCTTTTTATTTGCTTTTTGAAGTTCAAGCGTTCTCGCTTTAACCTTTCTTTCAAGGTCATCATAGGATTTTTTGAGATCCTTTGACATGTCGACAAAAGCCTTTGCAAGTTCTCCAACTTCATCTTCACTATTGATATCAATCTTTGGTTTTAGGTCACCTTCGGCAAGACTCCTTGATGCATAGACAAGCTTCCTAAGGGGTCTTGTTATCCTGTCCGCCATAATGACACCAAAAAACACTGCGATGATAATTGTTGACATTACAATAAGAATAAAACTATTTTCAAATTCTGATATTGGCTCAAACAGAGTGTTTGTTGAATACGTCACCACAACAATCCAGAAGTTATTCCTATCCACCGAAGATGGAAAAACTGGCGAGTAGGCTATAATCTGGTCAGTTCCTTCTGAGATAGTACCGCTTGTGCCTGAAAGAATCTTAAGAAATCCTTGAGCTTTATACTGGTCGATAAAACTCTCCCCGGCAAAATAAGGATTTGATATGCTCGAAGTTCCCACCTTAGAGATGTAATAACCTTGCTTATTTAATATGAAGGTATTTAGATTTGACCTAGCAGAAAGCTCTAATATTGGGCTTAATACTCTCTGTGCAGGAAAACTTATGAGAATAACACCCCGTCTGATGCCGTTTGAGTCAAAGACAGGTTTCGCATATGTTACTATGAGATCTCCAGAATCAGTTTTTATTTGGGAAGAAATTTCAAGAGAGGAAACATATAGCTGGCCTCTAGAAAGGGTCATTGTCTTTTGAAAATACTCTTCTTCTGAAACATCGTAGAGGGCAGAAGTTGTAGCAATAAAAACCTGATTCCAGTTATATACTAACTTTACAACCTCTTTTCCACTCTCATCGATATAGACAACACTTGAATAGGCCTTTTTCGAATTTGTGAAGTTATAGAACTCTTCAATCAGCCGCTCCCGATATACGATATACTCAATGATAGAGCCCCTGTTCCTTGCATCTACCAAAGCTCGTAACGATGCCGACTGACTTAGAAAATCAATATCGCTTTCGGCAACCCCCAAAGATTTCTCTATTTCCTTTGCAGTAATCTCAGCTTGTTGCTCCACGACCTTCAAGGCATCATTTTCTAGATAATTTATGGTAAAATTAATACTGTAATACCCAATTGCAACTACAGGTACCAAAAGTACTATTAGGTATGTAGCTATGAACTTGTTTCTAATTCTCCTCAAAAAAGGTATACTAACCATCTATCTAGACCCTCTTATCTAAATATTTCTTTAAGGCTTTTAAATCTTGTTGGAGAATTATACTATATAAATTTATTTCTTTATTTCCTTTTGTCTAATGTGATTATATTTATATTTAATAAGTTTAGATTTATATATGAGGAAAAGCTCCAAATTGTAAAGGTGACATTTTGAAAAATCCGGTCTGGGAGAATGTGGGTTCAAAGTACGCCCATATAACAATGGCGCACCCCTGCTTTAATGAAAAATCTCATTTCACAGTGGGTAGGATACACTTGCCAGTTGCACCAAAGTGCAACATTCAGTGTAATTACTGCACCAGAAGCATAAACAAATGTGAGTTTAGGCCTGGTGTTTCGGCATGCATATTGAGCCCAAAAGAAGCCCTAGATAGATTGACTCAAACTCTAAAAGACACTGAGAATCTGAAAGTTGTGGGGATAGCTGGGCCCGGTGAATCGCTTGCAAATGAGGCCACATTTGAGACACTGAAGTTAATCGATGAGAAATACCCAGAACTCATAAAGTGCCTTTCAACAAACGGGTTAATGTTAAAGGAGAGGGCAAAAGAGTTAGCGAATCTTGGCGTCAAAACTGTCACAGTGACTGTTAATGCCTTAGACGAAGAGATAGCAGAAAAAATTTACTCGTGGATTAACTTTGATAAGGAGATCATCAAAGGAAGGCAAGCAGCAAGAAAGCTCTTGGAGAAGCAGTGGGAAGGTATACTTGCTGCAAAAAAGGCGGACATGCTTGTAAAGATCAACACTGTTTTGATCCCAGAAATTAATCTCAGTGAAATTGAGAAAATTGCACTAAAAGGAAGAGACTATGGCGCTGACCTTATGAATATCATACCATTAATCCCCCTAAACAAGTTCAAGGAGCTAAGGCCACCTACATGTGAAGAGATTTCTGGAGCTAGAGAAAAAGCAGGAGAATATCTGCCGCAATTCAAGCTCTGCAGGCAGTGCAGAGCAGATGCTGTCGGTATACCAGGTCATGATAGCGACTATAAAAAAGAGGGTAGGTCAGATTCAGAGTATTTTCACGGTTAGTTAAATTTTTAAATTGATTTATATTTTTTTCAAAGGAGGTGAATGCGTTGATAACAAAGGATATGTCTATTGGAGATATAGTAGAACAATTCCCAGAAACAGTTCCTGTTTTCATGTCACACGGACTTGGATGCATTGGTTGTGCAATTGCCCAGTTTGAGACTTTAGAGGAAGGAGCAATGGCTCACGGGATTGATGTTGAGGTCCTTGTACAGGATCTAAACAAATCAGTCAAAAAATAATTTTTTATTTTAATATCTATTTTTATAAAAATAAATAAATTTAATATTTTATTTAAGGCTAGAATAGGGATCTGTTACGGCATAGATGTTATCAAAGCCTTTTCCACGCAAATAAGTTGCGCTACTCACAGCTCTAGCCCCACTAGCACAATAGAGTATAACTTTTCGATCCTTTGGTATCTCGCTTATTCTAGTACTAATCTTGTCGGAGGGGATGTTGACTGCACCTTGCAGGTGTCCGCCTGCATACTCTCCAGCGGTCCTTACATCAACTAAATAAATATCTTCTCCGCTTTGGATCAATTGCTTTAGTTCCGAGGCCGAGATATTCTTCCCTATACCCGGGGTAGCTGGAGTTTCAGGTTTATTGGATTGACTTGCTATTTTAGA includes:
- a CDS encoding DUF1858 domain-containing protein, whose protein sequence is MSIGDIVEQFPETVPVFMSHGLGCIGCAIAQFETLEEGAMAHGIDVEVLVQDLNKSVKK
- a CDS encoding response regulator, with amino-acid sequence MSKILIVDDTADNVKLIKAMIKSVASDIDVAVDGEEALTKILNNEYDIVLLDIMLPKISGIDVLKNVREKEIDIPIIVMTAYGSEELAVETLREGGDDYLINKPIRTEDLLEAINKALEKRKSKNLEDDFTNEDAYSMISEFENFLREFILEALKRKYGPSWWDRGIPNFIKSICLKRQNDAIVRKREVYPPLFYTDFSHYLPIILFKNNEKEIDNWKDVFEYYFVSIGWIKGRLIELTEIRNEIVHPKKITKRQFKKMKLYIDEIIEYMDRPHD
- a CDS encoding radical SAM protein; its protein translation is MAHPCFNEKSHFTVGRIHLPVAPKCNIQCNYCTRSINKCEFRPGVSACILSPKEALDRLTQTLKDTENLKVVGIAGPGESLANEATFETLKLIDEKYPELIKCLSTNGLMLKERAKELANLGVKTVTVTVNALDEEIAEKIYSWINFDKEIIKGRQAARKLLEKQWEGILAAKKADMLVKINTVLIPEINLSEIEKIALKGRDYGADLMNIIPLIPLNKFKELRPPTCEEISGAREKAGEYLPQFKLCRQCRADAVGIPGHDSDYKKEGRSDSEYFHG
- a CDS encoding ATPase; this translates as IDNEITVAVSYSGGSDSTSTLYLLKEMGFKVVALTYYPSDMIVPKRTRSIIQNVVNHLDVPHEYIEGDISEIVKGALEGRYHPCGRCHKHMEEVIIEATKKRGINAVAFGDLLPTGSQTILVKDGMIRINLPSLLALKKKDMKYISGRIPGYESPGFGCPLLKEVHRLHPSKKFFTAHRVLREVRAGILESNEGLISLRSIFRFERD
- a CDS encoding sensor histidine kinase, giving the protein MVSIPFLRRIRNKFIATYLIVLLVPVVAIGYYSINFTINYLENDALKVVEQQAEITAKEIEKSLGVAESDIDFLSQSASLRALVDARNRGSIIEYIVYRERLIEEFYNFTNSKKAYSSVVYIDESGKEVVKLVYNWNQVFIATTSALYDVSEEEYFQKTMTLSRGQLYVSSLEISSQIKTDSGDLIVTYAKPVFDSNGIRRGVILISFPAQRVLSPILELSARSNLNTFILNKQGYYISKVGTSSISNPYFAGESFIDQYKAQGFLKILSGTSGTISEGTDQIIAYSPVFPSSVDRNNFWIVVVTYSTNTLFEPISEFENSFILIVMSTIIIAVFFGVIMADRITRPLRKLVYASRSLAEGDLKPKIDINSEDEVGELAKAFVDMSKDLKKSYDDLERKVKARTLELQKANKKLSETNIELVELNKKISEANKLKSQFLANITHELRTPLTSIIGFSEVVLNEAKLNEEQADYLETILRNGEILLKLINDILELSRLDAGKSKLYLTEFDLQDAINKTLKIVSPLTKDKNIWVSLNVREVDDIVADEDKIIEVLLNLLTNAIKFNVDNGKIAVRAFKVDDHVRVEIQDTGIGINKDELDVIFDEFRQIDSSETKSYRGTGLGLSISKHYIELHEGLIWAESEPGNGSTFIFEIPIKQGEDK